From Chryseobacterium gallinarum, one genomic window encodes:
- a CDS encoding N-acetylmuramoyl-L-alanine amidase, whose translation MRKTLYIIGLSTCVFSCTSQPNVKKNTYKPKTPVVQAKPAVKPATPEPPKPKIISDHGVEFFTTNIADPTKNDNTASYGSIVSAKPAGYKVVKTYFPAIAQNFRQRYLILHYTALPDDKSITVLTQQAVSAHYLVNNTGDNEIYQLVDENKRSYHAGVSSWRNDKNLNDTSIGIEIVNTGYTTDGSGKRIFAAFSDEQVRKVAALAKDIIIRYQIPATNVLAHADIAPTRKQDPGPMFPWKKLYDEYQIGMWYDEATKQNFFDLAQLDFTTRYNEPSFIFLIQTALQKFGYGVDPSGQWDDATKKTIEAFQYHFRPQNYSGIMDAETWAILQALNQKYPIK comes from the coding sequence ATGCGTAAAACATTATATATCATCGGATTAAGCACATGTGTTTTTTCATGTACTTCCCAACCGAATGTGAAAAAAAATACATACAAACCGAAAACCCCCGTGGTACAGGCAAAACCAGCAGTTAAACCTGCAACTCCCGAACCTCCGAAACCGAAAATTATTTCCGATCATGGAGTTGAGTTTTTTACCACTAATATAGCAGACCCTACTAAAAATGATAATACGGCAAGTTACGGTTCAATTGTTTCGGCTAAACCTGCCGGATATAAAGTAGTAAAAACCTATTTTCCTGCCATTGCACAAAACTTCAGACAGCGTTACTTAATATTACATTATACAGCACTCCCGGATGATAAGTCGATTACTGTTCTTACACAGCAGGCGGTAAGCGCTCATTACCTGGTTAATAATACCGGAGACAATGAAATCTACCAGCTGGTAGATGAAAACAAAAGATCTTATCATGCAGGGGTAAGCTCATGGAGAAACGATAAGAATCTTAATGATACTTCTATAGGAATCGAAATTGTAAATACCGGTTACACTACGGATGGATCCGGGAAGAGGATATTCGCGGCCTTCAGCGATGAGCAGGTGAGAAAAGTAGCTGCTTTAGCGAAAGATATTATTATAAGATACCAGATTCCTGCCACGAATGTTCTTGCTCATGCAGATATTGCCCCTACAAGGAAACAAGATCCGGGGCCAATGTTCCCCTGGAAGAAATTGTATGACGAGTATCAGATAGGAATGTGGTATGATGAAGCAACAAAACAAAACTTCTTTGATTTGGCACAGTTGGATTTCACTACAAGATATAATGAACCATCCTTTATTTTCCTTATTCAGACTGCATTGCAGAAATTTGGATATGGGGTAGATCCTAGCGGACAATGGGATGATGCAACCAAGAAAACCATTGAGGCTTTCCAATACCATTTCCGCCCTCAGAATTACAGCGGAATTATGGATGCTGAAACATGGGCAATACTACAGGCTTTAAACCAGAAATACCCAATAAAATAA
- the aspA gene encoding aspartate ammonia-lyase — protein sequence MENFRKESDLLGELNVPIDAYYGVQTQRAIDNFKISGQLLSSYPDFIKGLAFVKKAAAKTNYELGLLDENLYFKIAEACDEIVAGKYHDQFPVDMIQGGAGTSINMNANEVIANIVLEKLGKNKGEYEFCSPNDHINLSQSTNDAYPTAIKMGLLQMNIGLVERLEKIIAAFRAKGQEFQDVIKMGRTQLQDAVPMTLGQEFEAYAATLEEDISKLNNNASLFVEVNMGATAIGTGLNAPVGYAALCAKNLAQITGFPIVSAPDLVEATPDTGSYVIYSSAMKRLAVKLSKICNDLRLLSSGPRAGLFEINLPPMQPGSSIMPGKVNPVIPEVVNQVCFKVIGNDLTVTFAAEAGQLQLNVMEPVLSHAIMENINFLCNALDTLRDKCVVGITANKEVCLNMVKHSIGIVTALNPYIGYKQSTQIAKEALETGKSVYNLVLERGILSQEKLDEILDPKNMLKPHNK from the coding sequence ATGGAAAATTTCAGAAAAGAAAGTGATCTATTGGGGGAGTTGAATGTTCCGATAGATGCTTATTATGGGGTTCAGACGCAAAGAGCGATAGACAACTTCAAAATTTCAGGACAGCTTTTGTCTTCATATCCGGATTTTATCAAAGGCCTGGCTTTTGTAAAAAAAGCAGCCGCAAAAACCAATTATGAATTGGGACTTCTTGATGAAAACCTGTATTTTAAAATCGCAGAAGCATGTGATGAAATTGTAGCAGGGAAATATCATGACCAGTTTCCGGTAGATATGATCCAGGGGGGTGCAGGGACTTCAATTAATATGAATGCCAATGAAGTAATTGCCAATATTGTATTGGAAAAACTTGGTAAAAATAAAGGAGAATATGAGTTTTGCTCACCTAATGACCACATAAACCTTTCCCAGTCCACGAATGATGCTTATCCTACAGCGATCAAAATGGGATTGCTGCAGATGAATATCGGCCTGGTAGAAAGACTTGAGAAAATTATAGCGGCTTTCCGTGCAAAAGGTCAGGAATTCCAGGATGTCATCAAAATGGGGCGTACACAACTTCAGGATGCTGTTCCGATGACGTTGGGACAGGAATTTGAAGCATATGCCGCGACATTGGAAGAAGATATTTCCAAATTGAATAACAATGCCAGTCTTTTTGTGGAAGTTAATATGGGGGCTACAGCTATCGGAACAGGACTGAATGCCCCGGTAGGATATGCTGCTCTTTGTGCTAAAAACTTAGCTCAGATAACAGGCTTCCCGATTGTTTCAGCGCCGGACCTGGTAGAAGCTACACCGGATACAGGTTCATATGTTATCTATTCTTCAGCAATGAAACGTCTTGCCGTGAAATTATCTAAAATCTGTAACGATTTAAGATTGCTTTCTTCAGGACCAAGAGCCGGACTTTTTGAAATTAATCTTCCTCCTATGCAGCCGGGATCATCAATTATGCCGGGGAAAGTTAACCCTGTTATCCCGGAAGTAGTAAATCAGGTTTGTTTTAAAGTAATAGGAAATGACCTTACCGTGACTTTTGCTGCGGAAGCCGGACAGCTACAGCTTAATGTGATGGAACCGGTACTTTCCCACGCTATCATGGAAAATATCAATTTCCTTTGCAATGCTTTAGATACCCTTCGTGATAAATGTGTGGTAGGAATTACTGCCAACAAGGAAGTGTGCCTGAATATGGTGAAGCACAGCATTGGTATCGTAACAGCACTTAACCCTTATATCGGTTACAAGCAATCTACGCAAATTGCTAAAGAGGCATTGGAAACAGGTAAAAGTGTTTACAATCTTGTTTTGGAGAGAGGAATTCTTTCTCAGGAGAAACTGGACGAAATTCTCGATCCGAAAAATATGCTGAAACCACATAATAAATAA
- a CDS encoding glycosyltransferase, with protein MRFLIIIPAHNEETNLSFTLDSLLQQSQKDFKVVVVNDGSTDKTSEVIRRYTASDARFETITLQKSEHQPGSKVVHAFKSGLQTQAIDNFDIICKFDADIILPENYLQAVENAFINNPEYGLVGGLLYVEKEGNWVYEGNSNKHHVRGPMKAYRKECFLQMGGLRETLGWDNIDAILLKNKGWKEIVLPQLHVKLMKIKGADYTIKPADYYGRYFYFLGLNRLMAYIASSKEAMKSKSLSFFFDIISSYEHCKSRKLELKITKEEQKVINDQRWKMLKKKWLKI; from the coding sequence GTGAGGTTTTTAATCATAATTCCTGCACATAACGAAGAAACTAACCTTTCATTCACCCTGGATTCTTTACTGCAGCAAAGTCAGAAAGACTTTAAAGTGGTGGTCGTTAATGACGGCTCCACAGATAAAACATCTGAAGTGATCAGGAGGTATACCGCCAGTGATGCACGTTTTGAGACCATTACGCTTCAGAAATCCGAGCATCAGCCAGGATCCAAAGTAGTTCATGCTTTTAAAAGCGGGCTCCAGACACAGGCTATCGATAACTTTGATATCATCTGTAAATTTGATGCAGATATTATCCTTCCTGAAAACTATTTGCAGGCTGTAGAAAATGCTTTTATCAATAATCCGGAATATGGATTGGTAGGAGGATTATTATATGTGGAAAAAGAGGGAAACTGGGTGTACGAGGGTAATTCCAACAAGCACCATGTAAGAGGTCCAATGAAAGCTTACCGGAAAGAATGCTTTCTCCAGATGGGAGGTTTAAGAGAAACATTAGGCTGGGATAATATTGATGCGATACTCTTAAAAAATAAGGGTTGGAAAGAAATTGTTCTCCCTCAGCTGCATGTTAAATTGATGAAAATAAAAGGAGCAGATTATACCATAAAACCGGCCGATTACTATGGCAGGTATTTTTACTTTTTGGGACTGAACAGATTGATGGCCTATATTGCTTCTTCAAAAGAAGCGATGAAAAGTAAGTCCCTCTCATTTTTCTTTGATATTATCAGCTCCTATGAACACTGTAAATCCAGGAAACTGGAACTGAAAATAACAAAAGAAGAACAAAAAGTCATCAACGACCAGCGTTGGAAAATGCTCAAGAAAAAATGGCTGAAGATATAG
- a CDS encoding lipopolysaccharide biosynthesis protein — translation MSVVARQGFKYSIIGYIGFLLGTVSAIFIFPNDFEFYGKLRYSMQTAEMLVPFVVFGISYANVKFFHSLQKEGKNQNMLSLSLVTVLINFLIFCAIFFILPYFYPKFLHSQAWKIKKIILPLILILSLCAIFNKYTSNYKRIVVSNIFDNLLPKIANLGAFCLFFYFSLSQNIALAFFFGIFTLMLAGYIYYTNKLEKIKFDISTDYFKKNNFWKEFLNYSFFGFLGTFGNYLAINSFMIGEFMGMEENGIYSVLYALISLISIPQLGLFNISAPIISKHLADGDMEGLDKFHKKTSLTLYFLGAVLFSCIMVGFPYLTQFMPKNGTMLREYEPVVWIWGSAVLIDLATGFNGNIISLSKYYRFNILIMLLLAGLTIGLNYYFIKNTNLKLIGIAMSTAISLTIYNVIKIAFNYIVFKVSPLTIEMIFVSIICTLAITVAIVLPNFDNNFINLVYKPAVVLALIYIGNYFTRIFPIEDYLNMTFIKSIFKFK, via the coding sequence ATGAGCGTAGTAGCGAGACAAGGCTTCAAATATTCCATTATCGGTTATATTGGTTTTTTGCTGGGCACGGTTTCCGCAATATTCATTTTTCCGAATGATTTTGAATTTTATGGAAAGCTTCGCTATAGTATGCAAACGGCGGAAATGCTGGTTCCGTTTGTTGTTTTCGGAATTTCTTATGCCAATGTAAAGTTTTTTCATTCTTTACAGAAAGAGGGTAAAAATCAGAACATGCTTTCATTATCGCTTGTTACAGTTTTGATTAACTTTCTTATATTTTGCGCCATCTTTTTTATTCTCCCCTACTTTTATCCAAAGTTTCTTCATTCGCAGGCCTGGAAAATAAAAAAAATTATCCTGCCTCTTATTTTAATCTTATCACTCTGTGCTATTTTCAATAAATACACTTCCAATTATAAAAGAATTGTTGTCTCCAATATCTTTGACAATCTCTTGCCTAAAATAGCCAATTTAGGAGCATTTTGCCTTTTCTTTTATTTTTCACTGTCACAAAATATAGCCCTTGCCTTCTTCTTCGGAATATTTACGCTGATGCTTGCCGGCTATATATATTACACCAATAAACTTGAGAAAATCAAGTTTGATATCAGTACGGATTATTTTAAGAAAAATAATTTCTGGAAAGAGTTTCTCAACTATAGTTTTTTTGGATTTTTAGGTACGTTTGGAAATTATCTTGCGATTAACAGCTTTATGATCGGAGAATTTATGGGAATGGAAGAAAATGGTATATACTCCGTTTTATATGCTCTTATCTCATTGATTTCAATTCCCCAATTGGGACTATTCAATATTTCAGCTCCTATCATCAGTAAGCATCTTGCTGATGGTGATATGGAAGGACTGGATAAATTTCATAAAAAAACATCCTTAACTTTATATTTTCTAGGCGCTGTTTTATTCTCCTGCATTATGGTGGGATTCCCCTATCTTACGCAATTCATGCCGAAAAACGGAACCATGCTCAGAGAATATGAGCCTGTTGTCTGGATTTGGGGCTCCGCAGTCTTAATTGACCTTGCTACAGGATTCAACGGAAACATTATTTCCCTTTCAAAATATTACAGATTCAATATTCTGATCATGCTTTTATTGGCAGGATTAACGATTGGCCTGAATTATTATTTTATCAAAAACACGAATCTGAAGCTTATTGGAATTGCCATGTCAACAGCTATTTCCCTCACCATTTATAATGTGATTAAAATAGCATTCAATTATATTGTATTTAAAGTTTCGCCGTTGACGATTGAAATGATCTTCGTTTCCATCATCTGTACATTAGCCATCACGGTAGCTATTGTTCTTCCTAATTTTGACAATAACTTCATCAACCTGGTCTATAAACCTGCTGTAGTTTTGGCATTGATCTATATCGGAAATTATTTTACCAGAATATTCCCGATAGAAGATTATCTGAATATGACGTTTATTAAAAGTATTTTTAAATTTAAATAA
- a CDS encoding FkbM family methyltransferase yields MSLYQKIAEKLQYISPDFYKKRYFKNLNNLNKSNFSERNVEPELVWIKEYLPKNAVILDIGANVGTFLYQLENKLDHEHIYAFEPNKKLYRRLKRLFPAMRILPLALSDENMTAEFKVPVINGKTIASRGTLNTSYKEKGEEKSYTEKVKVIKLDDWAALEHFSKLDFIKIDVEGNEIKTLLGAKETIRQFLPTLMVEMEQRHHQTPIWNEISEVKSWGYEARYLNRNSFTLEALTEEILSQNTNDEKNKTQYINNIIFIPKKP; encoded by the coding sequence ATGTCTTTATACCAGAAAATTGCAGAGAAACTACAATATATAAGTCCGGATTTTTATAAAAAAAGATATTTTAAAAACTTAAATAATCTTAATAAGAGTAACTTTTCGGAACGCAATGTAGAACCGGAACTGGTATGGATCAAGGAATACCTTCCCAAAAACGCTGTAATACTGGACATTGGAGCAAACGTAGGAACTTTTCTTTATCAACTGGAAAATAAACTGGATCATGAGCATATTTATGCTTTTGAACCCAATAAAAAACTTTACCGAAGATTAAAAAGACTGTTCCCTGCCATGAGGATTCTTCCTTTAGCCCTTTCTGATGAAAATATGACCGCTGAATTTAAAGTTCCTGTTATCAATGGAAAAACCATTGCCTCCCGGGGAACCCTGAACACTTCTTATAAGGAAAAAGGCGAAGAAAAAAGCTATACCGAAAAAGTAAAAGTGATTAAACTGGATGACTGGGCAGCATTAGAACACTTCAGCAAACTGGATTTTATCAAAATAGATGTTGAAGGAAATGAAATCAAGACGCTCCTGGGAGCTAAAGAAACCATCAGGCAATTCCTTCCGACATTAATGGTTGAGATGGAACAAAGACACCACCAGACACCAATATGGAATGAAATTTCTGAAGTAAAAAGCTGGGGATATGAAGCCAGGTATCTGAACAGAAACAGCTTCACACTGGAAGCTCTTACAGAAGAGATCCTATCACAAAATACAAACGACGAAAAAAATAAAACGCAGTACATCAACAATATTATTTTTATACCTAAAAAACCTTAA
- a CDS encoding DUF2461 domain-containing protein: MSASISPKTFDFLKKLDKNNNREWFNENKFLYTEAQGNVIAFLDDLIKEMSGFDEELAKIDSKKALFRIYRDTRFSKDKIPYKTNFGASLGMGKGSQKGGYYLHMEPGKSFLAGGIYMPESSVLKEVRKEISLYGDDFLKILNNKEFKKYFPELDQDDKLKKIPQGFEKEDPMAEYLKLKNFIVLYRLKDEEVLDKNAVKNMAKIFKLMKPFNDFLNAPFFD, translated from the coding sequence ATGTCAGCAAGCATTTCTCCTAAAACATTTGATTTTTTAAAAAAGTTAGATAAAAATAATAACCGTGAATGGTTTAATGAAAATAAATTTTTATACACCGAAGCTCAGGGAAATGTTATTGCTTTTCTGGATGATCTGATTAAAGAAATGTCCGGTTTTGATGAAGAACTTGCAAAAATCGACAGCAAAAAAGCACTTTTCAGGATCTACCGTGACACCAGGTTTTCAAAAGACAAAATTCCCTACAAAACTAATTTCGGAGCTTCTTTGGGAATGGGAAAAGGAAGCCAGAAAGGCGGTTATTACCTGCATATGGAGCCCGGTAAATCTTTTTTGGCTGGCGGAATTTATATGCCTGAATCATCTGTTCTGAAAGAGGTCCGTAAAGAAATATCATTATATGGAGATGATTTTCTCAAAATACTGAATAATAAAGAGTTTAAAAAATACTTTCCGGAACTTGACCAGGATGATAAGCTTAAAAAAATTCCTCAAGGTTTTGAAAAAGAAGATCCTATGGCAGAATATTTAAAACTAAAGAATTTCATTGTACTATATCGCTTAAAAGATGAAGAGGTTCTGGATAAAAACGCAGTGAAAAATATGGCAAAAATCTTTAAACTAATGAAGCCTTTCAATGATTTCCTGAATGCTCCTTTTTTTGATTAA
- a CDS encoding DEAD/DEAH box helicase codes for MNLFTETNLSPDILKAIGEMGYESPTEIQKQTIPFILSDIRDLIALAQTGTGKTAAFSLPILDMIDDTSRKIQLLVLCPTRELCLQIAKDIKNYSKYMKDIKTTAVYGGSSIVEQMRSLKDKPQIIVGTPGRVIDLINRKALDFSAIHWLVLDEADEMLSMGFKDELETILSETPETKQTFLFSATMNKEVERISKNYLTKPHRISVGSINEVKKNITHEYYVVGYRQKKEALKRLIDANPNQYSIIFCRTRMETQEVADFLMQNGYAADALHGDLSQAQRDTVMKKFRLKNIDILVATDVAARGLDVNSLTHVIHYSLPDDPEVFVHRSGRTGRAGKDGISMALIKPEESRKLKQIKSATKIEINERTIPTGDQIIKAQVGGVFEKLFTEHEDLFEFDDSLIPDLSNFTKEELVHQLLQFQLKDLALYYKDKHDLAEQKLSTRDDDYSRRDRGRDRDRGRDRDRGRDRERGGKPRRRDENMVRFFFNLGKKDHLKKLDVLDIINKATAGGKSKKRAEIGDIEILEKFSFFEVEKSFKDNVLSNIQSMKFKGKDMRAEVAN; via the coding sequence ATGAATTTATTTACGGAAACCAATTTAAGTCCTGATATTCTTAAGGCGATTGGCGAAATGGGTTACGAAAGCCCAACAGAAATCCAAAAACAGACTATCCCTTTTATTCTTTCAGATATTCGCGATTTGATCGCACTTGCGCAGACAGGGACAGGCAAAACAGCAGCGTTTTCGCTTCCGATTTTGGATATGATTGACGATACGAGTCGCAAAATCCAATTATTGGTGCTTTGTCCGACACGGGAATTATGTCTTCAGATTGCTAAAGACATAAAGAATTACTCTAAGTATATGAAAGACATCAAAACTACTGCGGTTTATGGTGGAAGTAGTATTGTAGAGCAAATGAGATCTTTAAAGGATAAGCCACAAATCATTGTGGGAACTCCGGGAAGAGTAATTGATCTTATCAACAGAAAGGCGCTTGATTTTTCTGCTATTCATTGGTTGGTATTAGACGAGGCTGATGAAATGCTTTCAATGGGTTTCAAAGATGAATTGGAGACCATTCTAAGTGAAACTCCGGAAACGAAACAAACCTTCTTATTCTCTGCTACGATGAATAAAGAAGTGGAAAGGATTTCCAAAAACTATCTTACCAAACCACACCGTATTTCAGTAGGTTCTATCAATGAAGTGAAAAAGAACATTACTCATGAATATTATGTGGTAGGATACCGCCAGAAAAAAGAAGCATTAAAGCGATTAATTGATGCTAACCCTAACCAGTATTCCATCATCTTCTGCAGAACGAGAATGGAAACCCAGGAAGTAGCTGATTTCTTAATGCAGAACGGCTATGCTGCTGACGCCCTTCACGGGGATCTTTCCCAGGCGCAGAGAGATACGGTAATGAAGAAGTTCAGATTGAAAAATATTGATATCCTTGTAGCGACAGACGTTGCCGCTAGAGGTCTGGATGTCAATTCTCTGACTCACGTTATCCACTACTCCCTGCCTGATGATCCTGAAGTATTCGTTCACCGAAGCGGAAGAACAGGTAGAGCAGGAAAAGATGGTATTTCTATGGCTTTGATCAAGCCTGAAGAAAGCAGAAAACTGAAGCAAATCAAATCTGCTACGAAAATTGAGATTAACGAAAGAACTATTCCTACAGGTGACCAGATTATTAAAGCTCAGGTAGGAGGAGTTTTTGAAAAGCTATTCACGGAACATGAAGATCTTTTTGAATTTGATGACAGTTTAATCCCGGATCTGAGTAACTTTACCAAAGAAGAACTGGTACATCAGTTGCTGCAATTCCAGTTGAAAGACCTTGCTTTATATTACAAAGATAAGCATGACCTTGCTGAGCAGAAATTAAGCACCAGGGATGATGATTATTCCAGAAGAGATCGTGGTCGCGACAGGGACAGGGGAAGAGACAGGGATCGTGGAAGAGATCGGGAACGTGGCGGAAAGCCAAGAAGAAGAGATGAAAATATGGTAAGATTCTTCTTCAATCTTGGAAAGAAAGACCATTTGAAGAAACTTGATGTTTTAGATATTATCAATAAAGCTACTGCCGGAGGAAAGAGTAAGAAAAGAGCTGAAATCGGTGATATTGAAATCCTGGAGAAATTCTCCTTCTTTGAGGTTGAAAAATCGTTTAAAGACAATGTTTTAAGCAATATTCAATCTATGAAATTTAAAGGAAAAGACATGAGGGCTGAAGTAGCCAACTAA
- a CDS encoding DUF47 domain-containing protein: MGIGNIFHAFQPKDKIFFVLFEKVTENLVAMSEEFNTGIKDFDLNDDSMLKKMSDFEHKNDELTHEIFVELGKNFITPFDREDIHTLATGLDDIADYIYASTKYIFLYKSPEMKAYSDFSLLIHKACLEIQNAMKNLKGFKNMEQVKEACIKVNSIENIADDLLSNSMVELFETNDAINIIKVSSVLNYLEVVTDKAEDVANTIENIMIKYA; this comes from the coding sequence ATGGGAATTGGTAATATTTTCCACGCTTTTCAACCAAAAGATAAAATCTTCTTTGTACTTTTTGAAAAGGTAACTGAAAATCTAGTTGCAATGTCTGAAGAATTCAACACAGGAATCAAGGATTTCGACCTTAATGATGATTCCATGTTGAAAAAAATGAGCGATTTTGAGCATAAAAATGATGAACTTACTCACGAGATTTTCGTAGAACTGGGAAAAAACTTTATTACACCTTTTGACCGTGAAGATATTCACACTCTGGCAACAGGATTAGACGATATCGCAGATTATATTTACGCCTCTACAAAGTATATTTTCTTATATAAATCTCCTGAGATGAAGGCTTATTCGGATTTCTCTTTATTGATCCACAAGGCATGTCTTGAAATTCAGAATGCAATGAAAAACCTTAAAGGCTTCAAAAACATGGAGCAGGTGAAAGAGGCTTGTATTAAAGTAAACTCTATTGAAAATATTGCAGATGACCTGCTTTCAAATTCTATGGTAGAATTGTTTGAAACTAATGATGCTATCAATATCATTAAAGTTTCATCTGTATTGAACTATCTTGAAGTTGTAACTGATAAAGCAGAAGATGTTGCGAATACCATTGAGAACATCATGATTAAATACGCATAA
- a CDS encoding inorganic phosphate transporter: MEFPILLVVIIALALIFDYINGFHDAANSIATIVSTKVLTPFQAVLWAALWNFAAFFIAAYIIGEFKIGNTIAKTVNENFITLEVIFSGLVAAIAWNLLTWWFGIPSSSSHTLIGGFLGAALMHAFMMDYHDVAAAQPALGTWETVKEAFSQVTHQSVVKFDKVIPIFLFIFMAPIIGMIISIIITLIIVHLYKKSNPHKADQSFKRLQLASSALFSLGHGLNDAQKVMGIIGAALIYYHVEMLQDPVYLNIPAAERFDFFAEHYLWVPLVSFLAIGLGTMSGGWKIIKTMGTKITKVTSLEGVSAETAGAITLFITDHFGIPVSTTHTITGSIIGVGLTKRVSAVRWGITVSLLWAWVLTIPISAIVAGITYLLVTFFS, from the coding sequence ATGGAATTTCCGATTTTACTTGTAGTTATTATTGCGCTGGCCCTGATTTTTGATTATATCAATGGTTTTCATGATGCTGCCAACTCAATTGCAACTATAGTTTCTACAAAAGTTTTAACTCCATTCCAGGCTGTACTTTGGGCAGCGCTCTGGAACTTTGCAGCTTTCTTTATTGCTGCCTATATTATTGGAGAATTTAAAATTGGTAATACAATTGCCAAAACCGTTAACGAGAATTTTATCACCCTTGAGGTCATCTTTTCCGGTCTTGTGGCTGCAATTGCATGGAACCTTCTGACCTGGTGGTTTGGTATTCCTTCATCATCTTCACATACATTAATCGGAGGGTTTCTGGGAGCTGCATTGATGCATGCCTTTATGATGGATTACCACGACGTGGCAGCGGCACAGCCGGCGCTTGGGACGTGGGAAACTGTTAAGGAAGCTTTTAGCCAGGTAACCCATCAGAGTGTGGTGAAATTTGATAAAGTGATTCCGATCTTCTTATTCATCTTCATGGCTCCGATTATAGGGATGATCATCTCTATTATTATCACCCTGATTATCGTACACCTTTACAAAAAATCAAACCCGCATAAAGCAGATCAGTCTTTCAAAAGATTACAGCTGGCATCTTCAGCTTTATTCAGCTTAGGGCACGGTTTGAATGATGCACAGAAAGTAATGGGTATCATTGGTGCTGCATTAATTTATTACCACGTTGAGATGCTTCAGGACCCGGTTTATCTGAATATCCCTGCTGCAGAACGTTTTGACTTCTTTGCTGAACATTACCTTTGGGTACCTCTGGTATCTTTCCTTGCTATTGGTTTAGGAACGATGAGTGGAGGCTGGAAGATCATCAAAACAATGGGTACCAAGATTACAAAAGTAACTTCATTGGAAGGGGTGAGTGCAGAAACGGCAGGAGCTATTACTTTATTTATCACAGACCACTTTGGTATCCCTGTATCTACAACACATACGATTACAGGTTCTATCATCGGGGTAGGATTAACAAAAAGGGTTTCCGCCGTGAGATGGGGAATTACGGTAAGCTTACTTTGGGCTTGGGTATTAACAATTCCTATTTCTGCCATTGTAGCGGGGATTACCTACCTTCTGGTAACATTCTTTTCTTAA